The Aminithiophilus ramosus genome contains a region encoding:
- a CDS encoding transposase, with amino-acid sequence MEGYLLQIEEDPAFRPLRFVGVKNEKTGEYHLYVTHLPADKVSPEEIADLYRARWAVEIFFKELKSHFGLSSIGSGKKHIVEIVICVALLTVIVSGQVRRELEKEPRSDVKEMGPLLYAEHFHHISTGLLQAVLYHEGFRFDPASLWIGAIRADPLPERYRRGRLEDVYRQREPN; translated from the coding sequence ATGGAAGGGTACCTGCTTCAGATTGAGGAAGACCCTGCCTTCCGTCCCCTTCGTTTCGTCGGCGTCAAAAACGAGAAGACCGGCGAATATCATCTCTACGTCACCCATCTGCCGGCGGACAAGGTCTCTCCCGAGGAGATCGCTGATCTTTACCGGGCCCGATGGGCCGTGGAGATCTTTTTCAAGGAGCTTAAAAGCCACTTCGGCCTCTCGTCGATCGGTTCAGGGAAAAAGCACATCGTCGAAATCGTCATCTGCGTGGCCCTGCTGACGGTCATCGTCTCGGGCCAAGTGCGCAGGGAACTGGAGAAGGAGCCGCGAAGCGACGTCAAGGAGATGGGACCTCTCCTCTACGCCGAGCACTTTCACCACATCTCCACGGGGCTCCTCCAAGCCGTCCTCTATCACGAAGGCTTCCGCTTCGACCCGGCCTCGCTCTGGATCGGCGCCATCAGGGCTGATCCCTTGCCCGAGCGCTACCGGAGAGGACGGCTGGAGGATGTCTATCGCCAGAGAGAACCTAATTAA